In Heliangelus exortis chromosome 18, bHelExo1.hap1, whole genome shotgun sequence, a single genomic region encodes these proteins:
- the LOC139804613 gene encoding interferon-induced transmembrane protein 1-like — protein MPGGGGSRPAAPGSWWGAASSGGAVRGRVPSPGGLDFISRRGPDTQLPPAMKPQQTEVSVPLQPPDHESTGPEEQPPDYVLWSLFNVLVGNALAFMGCCCFPALLYSIKARDCKVVGDLEGARLHGARAKLLNIIFTILGAIAFVATIITIILSLTILHTDT, from the exons ATGCCGGGAGGTGGGGGGAGCCGTCCGGCCGCCCCCGGGAGCTGGTGGGGCGCGGCCAGCAGCGGGGGCGCGGTTCGGGGCCGTGTCCCTTCCCCGGGTGGTCTGGATTTCATTTCTCGCCGAGGTCCCGACACGCAGCTTCCCCCGGCCATGAAGCCCCAGCAAACAGAGGTGTCcgtccctctgcagccccccgACCATGAGTCGACCGGCCCCGAGGAGCAGCCCCCCGACTACGTGCTCTGGTCCCTCTTCAACGTCCTGGTGGGCAACGCCCTGGCCTTcatgggctgctgctgcttccccgCCCTCCTCTACTCCATCAAG GCCCGGGATTGCAAGGTGGTGGGCGACCTGGAGGGTGCCCGGCTGCACGGCGCCCGCGCCAAGCTCCTGAACATCATTTTCACCATCCTGGGCGCCATCGCCTTTGTAgccaccatcatcaccatcatcctCAGCCTCACCATTTTGCACACTGACACCTGA
- the LOC139804658 gene encoding dispanin subfamily A member 2b-like, whose amino-acid sequence MEHWCSPGPAVSPYKPLSEGLDMEDLPPRTVVTVEQPPLSPPPRDHLAWSLCTALYSNICCVGFLALVFSIKSRDRKVLGDFKGALSYSSTSKYLNITALVLNILFIIIVIIVLVTTGIMAGVHYQQENQPYLGPS is encoded by the exons ATGGAGCACTGGTGCTCTCCGGGACCGGCGGTATCGCCCTACAAGCCGCTGTCCGAGGGGCTGGACATGGAGGACCTGCCCCCCAGGACGGTGGTGACCGTGGAGCAGCCCCCGCTGTCTCCCCCTCCCCGCGACCACCTGGCCTGGTCCCTCTGCACAGCACTGTACTCCAACATCTGCTGCGTGGGCTTCCTGGCGCTTGTCTTCTCCATCAAG TCCAGGGACCGCAAAGTCCTCGGTGACTTCAAGGGGGCCCTCAGCTACAGCTCCACCTCCAAGTACCTGAACATCACTGCTCTGGTGCTCAACATCCTCTTCATCATCATCGTCATCATCGTCCTGGTCACCACTGGCATCATGGCTGGGGTCCACTACCAGCAGGAGAACCAGCCCTACCTTGGCCCCTCTTAG
- the IFITM5 gene encoding interferon-induced transmembrane protein 5 gives MDTSYPREDHSLAPSHKRELPPTLLTSPPPRDHLVWSIFNTLYMNFCCLGFVALAFSVKARDRKVCGDVEAAQRFSSKARCYNALATAGSLVLPLLLAALLITGVIHLSKLAQDSVGFFTYQFSPSDQEDK, from the exons ATGGACACCTCTTACCCGCGGGAGGACCACTCGCTCGCCCCGTCCCACAAGCGGGAGCTGCCCCCCACCCTTCTCACCTCCCCTCCACCCCGTGACCACCTCGTCTGGTCCATCTTCAACACCCTCTACATGAACTTCTGCTGCCTCGGCTTCGTGGCGCTCGCATTCTCCGTCAAG GCGCGGGACAGAAAAGTCTGCGGGGACGTGGAAGCTGCTCAACGCTTCAGCTCCAAGGCCAGGTGCTACAACGCGCTGGCCACGGCCGGCAGTCTGGTGCTGCCGCTGCTGCTGGCCGCCCTGCTCATCACCGGCGTCATCCATCTCTCCAAGCTCGCCCAAGACTCCGTTGGCTTCTTCACCTACCAGTTCAGCCCCAGCGACCAGGAGGACAAGTGA
- the LOC139804612 gene encoding interferon-induced transmembrane protein 3-like has protein sequence MASSSPQPPAHARGSVSPPPAPEPQSRPGVPPFPAAFPAPTVPAPGPAPFQTGRPHPSRQIIRLLITTDPALVSPILTGAAMESHQPQSVSINMQQPYGRNGVGTPATAFGPTTTTFVRQEPVPNAQDFVLWSFFNAMFCNPCCLGFVALVYSIKARDKKIAQDPAGAVGFGRTAKQLNIAALCLGLISLIIIIVLAALLRSPDPHRV, from the exons ATGgcatcctcctctccccagcccccagcccatgCCCGGGGCTCTGTCtctccccctcctgcccctgagCCCCAATCCCGCCCAGGGGTGCCACCCTTCCCCGCAGCCTTCCCAGCGCCCACTGTGCCAGCGCCCGGCCCTGCCCCCTTTCAGACGGGGCGGCCCCACCCCAGCAGACAGATCATCCGCTTGCTTATAACAACAGACCCGGCACTGGTGTCCCCGATCCTCACCGGTGCTGCCATGGAGAGCCACCAGCCCCAGTCCGTCAGCATCAACATGCAGCAGCCCTACGGCCGGAACGGGGTAGGGACCCCGGCCACCGCCTTCGGCCCCACTACCACCACTTTTGTTCGGCAGGAACCTGTCCCCAATGCCCAGGACTTTGTGCTCTGGTCCTTCTTCAATGCCATGTTCTGCAACCCCTGCTGCCTGGGCTTCGTCGCGCTGGTCTACTCCATTAAG GCCAGGGACAAGAAAATCGCTCAGGACCCAGCAGGTGCCGTTGGTTTTGGGAGGACAGCCAAGCAGCTCAACATCGCGGCGCTCTGCCTGGGCCTCATCTCCCTCATCATAATCATCGTGCTAGCAGCGCTCCTCCGCAGCCCGGATCCACACAGGGTCtag